The Saccharolobus shibatae B12 genomic interval AGGCTGAAGTGAGAAAGATCAATGCAATAGATTCTTTTCCATATGACACTGGATTCGCATACTATGATTCTGGAAATCCGAGAGGCTTACTGGACTTAGCGTTATCAAGAAACGATATCTTTGCATTGAGGAATAAGAACACTGGAGTGGGTTTGGCATTATCAACAGATCCCAGTACGCCTTCTGGTAGCGAGAGAGTGAAAATTAAGGTTAAGAATAACAAAGTTGTAATCGGTTTAGGATTTGGTCCAGAAGGACAAGGTAATGAGCATTCAGCAGTAGTAATGGCCTCAAGACTATTAGGGATAAGTCCAGATGACGTTACATATGAGATTCTAGATAATACTGAATTACCAACATCCTTTGGTCCAGGAGGAAGTAGAATGGCAATTTACACCTTTGGGGCAGTTTCTGGTGCAGTGGAAGAGTTAAAGGCTAGATTAAGGAGGAAGGCTGAGGTTATCTTAAACGATAAGGTTATTGATTATAGAGATGGGTACTTTATAGGGGAAAATGGAGGAAAAGTTAGGATTACGTCACTTGAGGGAGAAGAGGTCGACTTCACTTACACATTGCAAGGTAAGTATAGATTCAATGCCTATCCATTCGCTTGTGATCTGGCAGTAGTTAGAGTAGAGGATGGTAAGATTAGGCCAATAAAGCACGTAGTTTACATTGATCCTGGAACTCCAATAGATGAGGATCTAGTAAGAGAACAAGTAATAGGAGGAACTGCAATTGGAATTTCCCTTGCGTTATATGAACATTACGTATATGATGATAACGCTAACTTGTTGACTACTAGCTTAGCAGATTACGGAATGCCAACTGCTGCTGATTTACCGGAAATAGAGGTTAACATAGTTCCAACTCCCTCTCCATCAACTCCTTATGGAGCTAAGGGGATAGGGGAGATTCCGGTTGGAATAGCTGCAGCTGCAGTAACTAACGCTATCGAAGACGTTATAAAGAGAAGGATAAATAGGGTTCCAGTGAGTCTAGAAGACCTTTTTGAATAAGGACTTTAATATCATTTAAATTTATTTTTGGAACATGCAGAGGTAAACCCATGAATGTAATTTTCGATGGATTAAACGAGATCCATGGTTTTTTTGGTGCACTGTGGGCGGGAGCAGCTCTACTTAACTTCTTAGTTAAGCCTCAAGATAAGAGGCAATTTGAGAGAATAGGGAAATTCTTCATGATAACCTCAGTCATTACAGTAATAACTGGGATAATAATTTTCGCCTACATTTACCTAGCCCCTTATCAAGGGAATTTATTTCTAGTAGCGGCAATTCTACGTTCAAGCCTTGACATTAGGTTAAGGGCCTTACTAAACTTAATAGGAGGAGCGTTTGGGTTATTGGCTTTTGGGGCAGGGATAGTTATAAGCAATAGGATAAGGCTTATGGTACGTATTAAGGAAGGTGACGCTACAATCCTAGAGTTGAGGAATAGTATTGCCAATTTATCTAAAATTAGTTTAATCTTCTTATTACTTTCCTTAGCCATGATGATACTTGCTGGTTCCATAGCACAAGTTATAAGTTAGAGTTGTAAAGAAAAATTTAATGACGTTTGGTTATAAAATAGATGGAAATGAGGTAATCTTTACCTTATGGGCACCTTATCAAAAGAGCGTTAAACTAAAGGTTCTAGAGAAGGGACTTTACGAAATGGAAAGAGATGATAAAGGTTACTTCACCATTACCTTAAACAACGTAAAGGTTGGAGATAGGTATAAATACGTTTTAGATGATGCTAGTGAAATACCAGATCCAGCATCTAGATATCAACCAGAAGGTGTACATGGGCCTTCACAAATTATACAAGAAAGTAAAGAGTTCAACAACGAGACTTTTCTGAAGAAAGAGGACTTGATAATTTATGAAATACACGTGGGGACTTTCGCTCCAGAGGGAACGTTTGAGGGAGTGATAAGGAAACTTGACTACTTAAAGGATTTGGGAATTACGGCAATAGAGATAATGCCAATAGCTCAATTCCCTGGGAAAAGGGATTGGGGTTATGATGGAGTTTATTTATATGCCGTACAGAACTCTTATGGAGGGCCAGAAGGTTTTAGAAAGTTAGTTGATGAAGCGCACATGAAAGGTTTAGGAGTTATTTTAGACGTAGTATACAACCACGTTGGACCAGAGGGAAACTATATGGTTAAATTGGGGCCATATTTCTCACAGAAATACAAAACGCCATGGGGATTAACCTTTAACTTTGACGATGCTGAAAGCGATGAGGTTAGAAAGTTCATCTTAGAAAACGTTGAGTACTGGATTAAGGAATATAACGTTGATGGGTTTAGATTAGATGCAGTTCATTCAATTATTGACACTTCTCCTAAGCATATCTTGGAGGAAATAGCTGACGTTGTGCATAAGTATAATAGGATTGTCATAGCCGAAAGTGATTTAAACGATCCTAGAGTCGTTAATCCCAAGGAAAAGTGTGGATATAATATTGATGCTCAATGGGTGGATGATTTCCACCATTCTATTCACGCGTACTTAACTGGTGAGAGGCAAGGCTATTATCTGGATTTCGGTAACCTTGACAATATAGTTAAATCATATAAGGACGTTTTCGTATATGATGGTAAGTACTCCAAATTTAGAAGGAAAACTCACGGAAAACCAGTTGGTGAGCTAGATGGATGCAATTTCGTAGTTTATATACAAAATCATGATCAGGTCGGAAATAGAGGTAAAGGTGAAAGAATAATTAAATTAGTCGACAAGGAAAGCTATAAGATTGCTGCAGCTCTCTATATTCTTTCTCCATACATTCCAATGATTTTCATGGGAGAGGAATACGGTGAGCAAAATCCATTTTATTTCTTTTCTGATTTTTCAGACACTAAACTAATACAAGGATTAAGGGAAGGGAGAAAAAAGGAAAATGGGCAAGATACTGACCCTCAAGATGAGTCAACTTTTAACGCTTCTAAACTGAGTTGGAAGATTGACGAGGAAATCTTTTCATTTTACAAGATTTTAATAAAAATGAGAAATGAGTTGAGCATAGCGTGTGATAGGAGAGTATACGTCGAGAATGGCGAAAATTGGTTAATCATAAAGGGAAGAGAGTACTTATCACTCTGCGTTTTCTCTAGATCATCTATTGAAGTTAAGTACAGTGGAACTTTACTTTTGTCCTCAAATAATTCATTCCCTCAGCATATTGAAGAAGGTAAGTATGAGTTTGATAAGGGATTTGCTTTATATAAACTTTAGGGCAGGAGAGTTTAAAAATTCCTATTAATGATTATACTTTAGATGATGAGTAAAAGCAAAATCGATGAGGAAGAAAAAAAGAGAAGAGAAGAAGTCAAAAGATTAGTAATGCTCCTAGCGATGTTAAGATAAGGTTTTTTAAAAACTAAATATAATAATAAATACCACCATGTCGATATTCTTCAGAACTAGGGATAGACCTTTACGTCCTGGAGATCCGTATCCATTAGGTTCAAATTGGATAGAAGATGAGGATGGCGTAAATTTTTCTTTATTCTCAGAAAACGCAGAAAAAGTTGAATTATTCCTTTACTCCCAGACAAATCAAAAATATCCAAAGGAGATAATAGAGGTTAAAAACAAAACTGGAGATATTTGGCATGTATTCATCCCAGGACTGAGACCTGGGCAACTTTACGCATATAGGGTTTATGGTCCTTATAAACCAGAGTTAGGATTAAGGTTTAATCCAAATAAGGTTTTAATAGATCCTTACGCTAAGGCCATAAATGGTAATGTAATTTGGAACGATGCGGTATTTGGATATAAGATAGGAGATCAAAATCAAGATTTAAGTTATGACGAGAGGGATTCAAGCGAATATGTCCCTAAAAGTGTTGTGATTAATCCATACTTTGAATGGGATGATGAAAATTTCATTAAGGGAAAGAAAGTTCCATTAAAGGATACCGTAATTTATGAAGTTCACGTGAAAGGGTTTACAAAACTCAGATTAGATTTGCCGGAAAATTTAAGGGGAACTTACGAAGGTTTGGCCTCAGAACAAATGATCAGCTATCTCAAAGATTTGGGGATTACTACTGTAGAATTAATGCCAGTTTTCCACTTTATTGATCAAAGATTTCTAATAGATAAAGGACTAACAAATTACTGGGGATATGATCCAATAAACTTCTTTTCCCCGGAATGTAGATATTCCAGTAGCGGCTGTTTAGGAGAACAAGTAATCAGTTTCAAGAGAATGGTAAACAAATTGCATAACGCAGGAATTGAAGTTATAATTGATGTGGTTTACAATCACACCGCTGAGGGAAATCACTTAGGACCAACGTTGAGTTTCAGAGGAATTGATAATACGGCATATTATATGCTCCAACCGGACAATAAGAGATATTATTTAGATTTCACTGGCACTGGAAATACGTTAAACCTTAGCCATCCTAGAGTTATTCAGATGGTCCTAGATAGCTTAAGGTATTGGGTTACGGAAATGCACGTAGATGGCTTTAGATTTGACCTAGCTGCAGCTTTAGCTAGGGAATTGTATAGCGTTAATATGTTAAATACGTTCTTCATTGCACTACAGCAAGACCCAATATTGTCACAAGTAAAACTGATAGCTGAACCTTGGGATGTAGGACAAGGAGGATATCAAGTTGGGAATTTCCCATATCAATGGGCGGAATGGAATGGAAAGTATAGGGATTCTATAAGGAGATTTTGGAGAGGAGAAGCGTTACCCTATAGCGAGATTGCTAACAGGCTATTAGGTTCACCAGACATCTACTTAGGTAATAATAAAACACCATTTGCAAGTATAAACTACGTAACTTCGCACGATGGTTTCACATTAGAAGATTTAGTTAGTTATAATCAAAAACACAATGAAGCGAACGGATTTAATAATCAAGATGGAATGAACGAGAACTACAGTTGGAATTGTGGTACAGAAGGAACTACAAATGACCAAAACGTAATTATGTGCAGAGAGAAACAAAAAAGGAACTTCATGATAACATTACTCGTTAGCCAAGGAACTCCTATGATATTAGGAGGAGATGAGCTAAGCAGGACACAAAGAGGAAATAATAACGCGTTTTGCCAGGACAACGAGATAACTTGGTTTGATTGGAATTTGGATGAGAGGAAATCAAAATTCTTGGAGTTTGTTAAAAAAATGATCCAATTTTATAAAGCACATCCGGTATTCAGAAGGGAAAGATATTTTCAAGGAAAGAAATTATTCGGCATGCCACTAAAAGATGTAACATTTTACACTTCAGACGGTAAGGAAGTTGATGAGAAAACATGGAATTCTCCAACGCAAACAGTTATTTTCGTGTTAGAGGGGAGCGTAATGGATGAGATTAACATATACGGAGAGAGAATTGCGGATGATTCATTCTTAATAATACTTAACGCAAATCCCAATAACGTAAAAGTGAAGTTTCCAAAAGGTAAATGGGAACTAGTTGTTGGTTCTTATTTGAGAGAGATAAAACCAGAAGAAAGAATTGTAGATGGTGAGAAGGAATTGGAAATTGAGGGAAGAACAGCATTAGTTTATAGGAGGACAGAACTATGATAATAGGCACATATAGGCTGCAACTCAATAAGGGATTCACTTTTTATGATACAATAGAAAATTTGGATTACTTTAAAGAATTAGGAGTATCACACCTATACCTATCTCCAATACTTAAGGCTAGACCAGGGAGCACCCACGGCTACGATGTAGTAGATCATAGTGAAATTAATGAGGAATTAGGAGGAGAAGAGGGGTACTTTAAACTAGTTAAGGAAGCTAAGAGTAGAGGTTTAGAAATCATACAAGATATAGTACCAAATCACATGGCGGTACATCATACTAATTGGAGGCTTATGGATCTGTTAAAGAGTTGGAAGAATAGTAAATACTATAACTATTTTGATCACTACGATGATGACAAGATAATCCTCCCAATACTTGAGGACGAGTTGGATACCGTTATAGATAAGGGATTGATAAAACTACAGAAGGATAATATAGAGTACAGAGGGCTTGTATTACCTATAAATGATGAGGGAGTTGAATTCTTGAAAAGGATTAATTGCTTTGATAATTCATGTTTAAAGAAAGAGGATATAAAGAAATTACTATTAATGCAATATTATCAGCTAACTTACTGGAAGAAAGGTTATCCAAACTATAGGAGATTTTTTGCAGTAAATGATTTGATAGCTGTTAGGATAGAATTGGATGAAGTGTTTAGAGAGTCTCACGAGATAATTGCTAAGCTACCAGTTGACGGTTTAAGAATTGATCACATAGATGGACTATATAACCCTAAGGAGTATTTAGATAAGCTAAGACAGTTAGTAGGAAATGATAAGATAATATACGTAGAGAAGATATTGTCAATCAACGAGAAATTAAGAGATGATTGGAAAGTAGATGGGACTACTGGATATGATTTCTTGAACTACGTTAATATGCTATTAGTAGATGGAAGTGGTGAGGAGGAGTTAACTAAGTTTTATGAGAATTTCATTGGAAGGAAAATCAATATAGACGAGTTAATAATACAAAGTAAAAAATTAGTTGCAAATCAGTTATTTAAAGGTGACATTGAAAGATTAAGCAAGTTACTGAACGTTAATTACGATTATTTAGTAGATTTTCTAGCATGTATGAAAAAATACAGGACGTATTTACCATTTGAGGATATTAACGGAATAAGGGAATGCGATAAGGAGGGAAAGTTAAAAGATGAAAAGGGAATCATGAGACTCCAACAATACATGCCAGCAATCTTCGCTAAGGGCTATGAGGATACTACCCTCTTCATCTACAATAGATTAATTTCCCTTAACGAGGTTGGGAGTGACCTAAGAAGATTCAGTTTAAGCATCGAAGACTTTCATAACTTTAACCTAAGCAGAGTAAATACCATATCAATGAACACTCTTTCCACTCATGATACTAAATTCAGTGAAGACGTTAGAGCGAGAATATCAGTACTATCTGAGATACCAAAGGAGTGGGAGGAGAGGGTAAAATACTGGCATGATTTATTAAGGCCAAATATAGATAAAAATGATGAGTATAG includes:
- the glgX gene encoding glycogen debranching protein GlgX, with translation MSIFFRTRDRPLRPGDPYPLGSNWIEDEDGVNFSLFSENAEKVELFLYSQTNQKYPKEIIEVKNKTGDIWHVFIPGLRPGQLYAYRVYGPYKPELGLRFNPNKVLIDPYAKAINGNVIWNDAVFGYKIGDQNQDLSYDERDSSEYVPKSVVINPYFEWDDENFIKGKKVPLKDTVIYEVHVKGFTKLRLDLPENLRGTYEGLASEQMISYLKDLGITTVELMPVFHFIDQRFLIDKGLTNYWGYDPINFFSPECRYSSSGCLGEQVISFKRMVNKLHNAGIEVIIDVVYNHTAEGNHLGPTLSFRGIDNTAYYMLQPDNKRYYLDFTGTGNTLNLSHPRVIQMVLDSLRYWVTEMHVDGFRFDLAAALARELYSVNMLNTFFIALQQDPILSQVKLIAEPWDVGQGGYQVGNFPYQWAEWNGKYRDSIRRFWRGEALPYSEIANRLLGSPDIYLGNNKTPFASINYVTSHDGFTLEDLVSYNQKHNEANGFNNQDGMNENYSWNCGTEGTTNDQNVIMCREKQKRNFMITLLVSQGTPMILGGDELSRTQRGNNNAFCQDNEITWFDWNLDERKSKFLEFVKKMIQFYKAHPVFRRERYFQGKKLFGMPLKDVTFYTSDGKEVDEKTWNSPTQTVIFVLEGSVMDEINIYGERIADDSFLIILNANPNNVKVKFPKGKWELVVGSYLREIKPEERIVDGEKELEIEGRTALVYRRTEL
- a CDS encoding malto-oligosyltrehalose synthase, whose translation is MIIGTYRLQLNKGFTFYDTIENLDYFKELGVSHLYLSPILKARPGSTHGYDVVDHSEINEELGGEEGYFKLVKEAKSRGLEIIQDIVPNHMAVHHTNWRLMDLLKSWKNSKYYNYFDHYDDDKIILPILEDELDTVIDKGLIKLQKDNIEYRGLVLPINDEGVEFLKRINCFDNSCLKKEDIKKLLLMQYYQLTYWKKGYPNYRRFFAVNDLIAVRIELDEVFRESHEIIAKLPVDGLRIDHIDGLYNPKEYLDKLRQLVGNDKIIYVEKILSINEKLRDDWKVDGTTGYDFLNYVNMLLVDGSGEEELTKFYENFIGRKINIDELIIQSKKLVANQLFKGDIERLSKLLNVNYDYLVDFLACMKKYRTYLPFEDINGIRECDKEGKLKDEKGIMRLQQYMPAIFAKGYEDTTLFIYNRLISLNEVGSDLRRFSLSIEDFHNFNLSRVNTISMNTLSTHDTKFSEDVRARISVLSEIPKEWEERVKYWHDLLRPNIDKNDEYRFYQTLVGSYEGFDNKERIKNHIIKVIREAKVHTTWENPNLEYEKKVLGFIDEVFENSSFRNDFDNFEKKIVYFGYMKSLVATTLKFLSPGVPDIYQGTEVWRFLLTDPDNRMAVDFRKLRELLNNLTEKNLELSDPRTKMLYVKKLLQLRREYSLNDYKPLPFGFQRGKVTVLFSPIVTREVKEKISIRQKSVDWIRNEEISSGEYNLSELIGEHKVVILTEKSE
- the treZ gene encoding malto-oligosyltrehalose trehalohydrolase, which produces MTFGYKIDGNEVIFTLWAPYQKSVKLKVLEKGLYEMERDDKGYFTITLNNVKVGDRYKYVLDDASEIPDPASRYQPEGVHGPSQIIQESKEFNNETFLKKEDLIIYEIHVGTFAPEGTFEGVIRKLDYLKDLGITAIEIMPIAQFPGKRDWGYDGVYLYAVQNSYGGPEGFRKLVDEAHMKGLGVILDVVYNHVGPEGNYMVKLGPYFSQKYKTPWGLTFNFDDAESDEVRKFILENVEYWIKEYNVDGFRLDAVHSIIDTSPKHILEEIADVVHKYNRIVIAESDLNDPRVVNPKEKCGYNIDAQWVDDFHHSIHAYLTGERQGYYLDFGNLDNIVKSYKDVFVYDGKYSKFRRKTHGKPVGELDGCNFVVYIQNHDQVGNRGKGERIIKLVDKESYKIAAALYILSPYIPMIFMGEEYGEQNPFYFFSDFSDTKLIQGLREGRKKENGQDTDPQDESTFNASKLSWKIDEEIFSFYKILIKMRNELSIACDRRVYVENGENWLIIKGREYLSLCVFSRSSIEVKYSGTLLLSSNNSFPQHIEEGKYEFDKGFALYKL